One segment of Paenibacillus sp. FSL R7-0337 DNA contains the following:
- a CDS encoding extracellular solute-binding protein — translation MKKRSKAAAMFLMASIFLVSSACSSGNEPSSSQSSDNPSPSAVSTEDTKNTTKTDGKKIKMRVITLTTDENRNNIMDKFIKPNIAAALPNLEIEFEPGGGGEEMANKLKTLNASGDMPDVFWNDAGFFTPLKSTGSILDLSPYISKDGFLDKYAVPDALKHVDNGIYSLSSGADTYFTPVIFYHKDMFEQAGVQVPTTFDELIQISKTLKSKGMVPAVTPGKDGWGPKLFMLQQMIQIGDPQAMADLVSNKTDFNNPSVKEGAARIETLVKEGVFPDGISNLDYGPAMEMFTSKKAAMLWMFTWELPNLAKDETVDFFPFPSASDKYSSAETVQFWGSPLNGYAVNGKTEHPEEAIKLAEFLAMADALYFESIGAPISLQTGNQAMDRSPLMQKFVDWYSPIPNKIASMALNSLDSRTSAEMSTQGANLLTGEYAAEDFNEAMNKIWSDNTWFDK, via the coding sequence ATGAAAAAGAGGTCGAAGGCAGCAGCTATGTTCCTTATGGCAAGTATTTTTCTGGTTTCATCGGCATGCAGCAGTGGGAATGAACCAAGTTCCAGCCAGTCATCCGACAATCCGTCACCCTCGGCAGTAAGCACGGAGGATACCAAGAATACTACGAAGACGGACGGCAAAAAAATCAAGATGAGAGTCATAACGCTTACGACCGACGAGAACCGCAACAACATTATGGACAAATTCATCAAACCGAATATTGCTGCAGCGCTTCCTAATCTTGAAATCGAGTTTGAGCCCGGCGGCGGCGGCGAGGAAATGGCCAACAAATTGAAGACGTTGAATGCTTCCGGGGATATGCCGGACGTATTCTGGAATGATGCCGGCTTCTTTACGCCATTGAAGAGCACAGGCAGCATTCTTGATCTGTCACCTTATATTTCCAAAGACGGTTTCTTGGACAAATACGCGGTGCCTGATGCGTTAAAGCATGTCGATAACGGGATCTACAGCTTGTCTTCTGGAGCGGACACGTATTTTACCCCTGTTATCTTCTATCACAAAGACATGTTCGAGCAAGCGGGGGTTCAAGTGCCAACTACGTTCGACGAGCTGATTCAAATCTCGAAGACGCTCAAGAGCAAGGGCATGGTACCGGCTGTGACTCCGGGCAAGGACGGGTGGGGGCCGAAGCTCTTTATGCTGCAGCAAATGATTCAAATCGGTGATCCGCAGGCGATGGCCGACCTTGTCAGCAACAAAACGGACTTCAACAATCCATCCGTCAAGGAAGGCGCGGCTCGCATCGAAACGCTGGTCAAGGAAGGCGTGTTCCCAGACGGTATATCCAATTTGGATTACGGTCCGGCGATGGAAATGTTTACGTCCAAAAAGGCAGCAATGTTATGGATGTTTACTTGGGAGCTGCCCAATCTCGCAAAAGACGAAACGGTGGACTTCTTCCCATTTCCAAGCGCCAGCGATAAATATAGCAGTGCAGAGACTGTACAATTCTGGGGTTCTCCGCTTAACGGTTATGCAGTCAACGGCAAAACGGAGCACCCGGAAGAGGCTATCAAGCTTGCCGAATTCCTGGCCATGGCGGATGCGTTATACTTTGAATCTATCGGTGCTCCTATATCCTTACAGACAGGTAACCAGGCAATGGACAGAAGCCCGCTGATGCAGAAGTTCGTTGACTGGTACAGTCCGATTCCTAATAAAATCGCGTCAATGGCGCTTAATTCGCTAGATTCAAGGACGTCTGCCGAAATGTCTACGCAAGGCGCGAATTTATTAACGGGCGAGTACGCCGCCGAAGATTTTAATGAGGCGATGAACAAGATCTGGAGCGACAATACGTGGTTTGATAAATAA
- a CDS encoding carbohydrate ABC transporter permease produces MSLKSKSEAYDNPFGLPSSLDWLNFSEALSKYHFYTYFENSVIYTTGTIAITLTTGSMLAYCLSRMQWRFNSAMLFYVSMGLIVPIEVVVIPLFQLVKWMHIKNSYLGLILPYSGFAIASCVLMLYAFFRSLPKELEEASCIDGANVYQTYIKIIFPIVMPALVTQCVLIFIRIWNEFPLAFIIASKDQFRPLTVGLLGFFINVGVTDWGPIGASMLLSSLPMIIVYLIGNEKIENALTAGAILK; encoded by the coding sequence ATGTCATTGAAGTCCAAAAGTGAAGCTTACGACAATCCATTTGGATTACCGTCTTCCTTGGACTGGCTGAACTTCAGCGAAGCGCTGTCCAAATATCATTTTTATACGTATTTCGAGAACAGCGTGATTTATACCACAGGCACAATTGCCATTACGTTGACAACGGGCAGCATGCTTGCTTATTGCCTCAGCCGTATGCAATGGAGATTCAATTCGGCAATGTTGTTTTATGTATCTATGGGTTTAATTGTCCCGATCGAAGTAGTCGTTATTCCGTTATTCCAGTTGGTTAAATGGATGCATATTAAAAATAGTTATTTGGGTCTTATCTTGCCGTATTCTGGCTTCGCCATTGCTTCCTGCGTACTGATGCTGTATGCCTTTTTCCGTTCTTTGCCTAAGGAGCTGGAAGAAGCGTCATGCATAGATGGAGCGAATGTCTATCAAACGTATATCAAAATCATATTTCCAATCGTAATGCCAGCGCTCGTGACGCAATGTGTTCTGATATTCATTCGAATCTGGAACGAATTTCCGCTTGCTTTTATTATTGCTTCCAAGGATCAATTCCGGCCGCTTACTGTCGGGTTGCTTGGTTTCTTCATCAATGTGGGAGTTACGGATTGGGGGCCGATCGGCGCGAGTATGCTGCTGTCCAGCCTGCCTATGATCATCGTTTATTTAATAGGCAACGAAAAGATCGAAAATGCGTTAACTGCAGGTGCAATTCTGAAGTGA
- a CDS encoding sugar-binding protein, which translates to MRGRALIWILTLIMVIPMLPFSGPVVSADSVPSVTIYVATNGNDNTGDGTQGKPYKTLAKAKAAVRTLPKTGGDIVVQIADGYYSLDETLVFDKDDSGSASSTIRYEAAPGAKPVISAGEMLKKGVWTEAVGLTQTGGLKAYKTTLNRSDKLRMIYVNDKGATMTLSPQIVSANRTVTGTPTASFTAANNPWAWQNGSNIRAAIVFDASVGLSTATKNPQNIEAESIGGSTARWSRPFVTFASIEQAPAESNKPGGVMLRFQMPYGAISQSLSNNTQYNPGNNQVIRNAFEFFNKRGDFYFDQAESTLYYIPLAGEDINTADVVIPKLETVLDIQGEPVGDRLNPVQGSDDGRVKNITFNGLKFAHTDYKLYELTGTYTLSDGTGPVTTRSRGYASVQGSIVNTAYFPGSINWHETFYRGYDIPPAAVMINGARNIKVLNGEIGLTGFNGIHVENDVKDIEVTGNYIVDTLASGVVIGHPQHIYENDEPIKHESSVSVSGTPIRNWAGVNKEKFKAGTEAVPENIYITNNFLYRNCYGFPGANSLTSFYTTNMQVLHNFLYDSTYGAMSIGWGWDEYDGFGFTAQGTNKTGGPYQGTHETNLARSPVISTTSRNNKINYNRVEEICTVVNDSGAIYSLGRQGDPGNLPGGGTWDTINNLTDNPVTDKSSNWHSDNWTNFTEMNYNFLNPNPTDKPTTSNNWTNGFHPDEGSTFIKMIGNVVQSKLSHAAGQSRLFEFNNWKRKSDMIAIDGYVDGNNNQNGAPRTTYDNYKSEARIWPVAGNEIVLNSGLTNEYTHMIPRSLIADTEFELASNVIMGASGEKLSRRGLLKAEDTVWLAPANTTVFKEGATMTKAAGNEKTINTPSAAGQYKLFILYGDGRETATSKYTVYVDASEPATNVVDGKSYEVSAIRPLKLTLSDEYTFTLNGKPVADGYEIRTEGNWTLVGSTSKPEITINFTTTVSVANKLLPADVSVAPGGTVRFAYDLDDAAQKIWISSSSGGHFDGGDDETVASGDALGMSAPMVPGPYIIFVLAKDGEVRSQSHARVVVRDVTPADIPRNGLDLWLKGDEGLEMDSSGNVTGWRNMGNIPAKLVPANVPGSGGDNLGTPDGNPKLKKDVYDYVEFTANSKPLKAAGFKDYNGSTQMTIYTLVRPTTIANNSSDQNGLVYFGLNEAYQTWAANDGWSGISLGVGTNRVNVRFGNADGSVSGGGQQFTTTATDDLVSVRAQLNGSKREVYVNNNVIGTPGTNAKALLGNRPDLSVGYTMAAATPHRFMGRVLQILIYDRVLTADEITKVETYFNEVKAGRGGSANPVVPKVDTTLLTALIEAAGNKEKTMYTSDSWNAFADALREAKAAAANEEISQTAADHSYYALRDAIKGLQLLSGGVATAVYGTPVLGGSELDPLWNTTVTLPILKHLTMVNGPADGSAKVLWDDSNLYVLVRVKDPVLNSSSSEAHEKDSVEIFVDETNSKQTSYGPGMGQYRTNYLNEKSFNPGSVSAGFESFAKVVDGGYYIETKIPFKAGAPAADHVIGFDVQINDAKATGGRQDIIMWHDVSGQSYNNGSQWGEVRLVKEISGQEGSALLTGPGTVEGGNNFDVEFSLAHAGTDVKALDITINYDADKLEFISMESLQQDFKLVGEVNEAGKLRTIGTTIGNTDMTKGLIKLKFRAVAADNPQSASIRVTPLTVANGAGQESDWAGATHTVRINNMDKTGLLLLIAEAQSTHDAALEGVSPGQYPLGSKATLQAAIDTAQVVASAQGVGQAGIEQATLKLHAALQSFKGSMIKSIEGDYNNDSRVSVGDLAIIASAYGKNNQDPNWNKYRALDLNGDGMIDIVDISILARKILN; encoded by the coding sequence ATGCGAGGAAGAGCATTAATATGGATTCTGACTTTGATCATGGTAATTCCCATGCTGCCATTCTCAGGGCCGGTAGTCTCGGCTGACAGTGTGCCAAGTGTAACTATCTATGTTGCTACAAATGGCAATGATAACACAGGGGATGGAACACAAGGAAAGCCGTATAAAACGCTTGCCAAGGCAAAGGCAGCAGTAAGGACTCTGCCTAAGACCGGCGGTGATATCGTGGTTCAAATTGCGGATGGATACTATTCGCTTGATGAAACGCTGGTTTTTGACAAGGATGATTCCGGAAGTGCAAGCAGCACGATTCGCTATGAGGCGGCGCCGGGTGCGAAGCCGGTAATCAGCGCCGGTGAAATGCTGAAAAAAGGCGTATGGACCGAAGCGGTTGGCCTTACCCAGACTGGCGGCTTAAAGGCGTATAAAACGACCCTTAACCGGAGCGATAAGTTGCGGATGATCTATGTAAACGATAAAGGCGCTACCATGACGCTGAGCCCGCAAATCGTTTCAGCCAACAGAACCGTCACCGGCACCCCTACAGCCAGCTTTACCGCTGCCAATAACCCCTGGGCGTGGCAAAATGGCAGCAATATTCGGGCGGCTATCGTATTCGATGCCAGCGTAGGTCTGAGTACGGCAACGAAAAACCCCCAAAACATCGAAGCCGAAAGTATCGGCGGTTCTACCGCCAGGTGGTCGCGGCCGTTTGTCACCTTCGCATCAATCGAACAGGCGCCGGCAGAGAGCAACAAGCCCGGCGGTGTTATGCTCCGGTTCCAGATGCCATATGGTGCGATTTCACAGTCTTTGAGTAATAACACGCAATACAATCCAGGTAACAATCAAGTCATCCGCAACGCTTTCGAGTTCTTCAACAAACGCGGAGATTTCTATTTCGACCAGGCGGAGAGCACGCTTTATTACATCCCGCTTGCAGGCGAGGATATCAATACCGCCGACGTGGTTATCCCGAAGCTTGAGACGGTCCTCGACATACAAGGAGAGCCTGTTGGAGATCGGTTAAATCCTGTCCAGGGCTCGGATGACGGACGTGTCAAAAATATAACCTTCAACGGGCTGAAGTTTGCCCATACCGACTACAAACTGTATGAACTGACGGGCACTTATACTCTTAGCGACGGAACCGGTCCGGTAACAACCCGTTCCCGCGGGTATGCGTCCGTTCAGGGCTCTATCGTGAACACAGCTTACTTCCCCGGCAGCATAAACTGGCATGAGACCTTCTACCGGGGCTATGACATACCGCCGGCAGCGGTCATGATCAACGGGGCGAGGAATATCAAGGTGCTGAACGGTGAGATCGGACTTACCGGATTTAATGGTATCCATGTGGAGAACGATGTCAAGGATATCGAAGTCACGGGCAACTATATCGTAGATACGCTCGCTTCCGGTGTTGTAATCGGACATCCACAGCATATCTATGAGAACGATGAGCCGATTAAGCATGAGTCTAGTGTGTCGGTCTCTGGTACACCAATAAGGAACTGGGCCGGTGTTAATAAGGAAAAATTCAAGGCAGGTACTGAAGCTGTGCCGGAAAATATTTATATAACAAATAACTTTTTGTACAGAAACTGCTACGGATTCCCGGGCGCCAACTCCCTAACCTCTTTCTACACTACGAATATGCAGGTACTGCACAACTTCCTGTATGATTCTACTTACGGCGCGATGAGCATTGGCTGGGGCTGGGACGAATACGATGGTTTCGGCTTTACCGCCCAAGGTACCAACAAGACCGGCGGCCCTTATCAGGGTACGCATGAAACGAACCTCGCAAGATCTCCAGTAATCTCTACGACCTCCAGGAATAACAAAATAAACTATAACAGGGTAGAGGAAATTTGCACGGTAGTTAACGACTCCGGGGCGATCTACTCCTTGGGACGACAGGGTGATCCGGGTAATTTGCCGGGCGGAGGGACATGGGACACTATCAACAATCTGACCGATAACCCTGTCACCGACAAGTCTAGTAACTGGCATTCTGACAACTGGACGAATTTCACCGAGATGAACTACAACTTCCTTAACCCGAATCCAACGGACAAACCCACGACCTCTAACAACTGGACAAACGGATTTCATCCCGACGAAGGCAGCACGTTCATCAAGATGATAGGCAATGTCGTGCAGTCAAAGCTCTCACATGCAGCCGGACAGAGCCGTCTTTTTGAATTTAACAACTGGAAGCGTAAAAGCGACATGATTGCCATCGACGGATACGTGGACGGGAATAACAACCAGAATGGCGCCCCCAGGACTACTTACGACAATTACAAAAGCGAAGCCCGCATTTGGCCCGTTGCAGGCAACGAAATCGTTCTGAATTCGGGTCTTACCAACGAATACACACATATGATCCCAAGAAGCCTCATTGCCGATACCGAGTTTGAACTGGCTTCCAATGTCATCATGGGTGCAAGCGGTGAAAAGCTGAGCCGCAGAGGTCTGCTTAAGGCGGAAGACACGGTTTGGCTCGCACCCGCGAACACAACTGTCTTTAAAGAAGGCGCTACGATGACAAAAGCTGCCGGCAATGAAAAAACAATCAACACTCCATCTGCCGCAGGACAATACAAACTATTTATATTATATGGAGACGGGAGAGAAACAGCCACTTCCAAGTACACGGTATACGTTGACGCGAGCGAGCCGGCAACCAATGTGGTGGATGGGAAAAGCTACGAAGTTTCAGCCATAAGGCCGCTTAAACTAACTTTGAGTGATGAATACACCTTCACGCTTAACGGCAAGCCCGTGGCGGATGGTTACGAAATCCGTACCGAAGGAAACTGGACCCTGGTAGGCAGCACTTCGAAGCCTGAAATAACCATCAACTTTACCACCACAGTATCGGTGGCAAACAAGCTGCTCCCGGCTGATGTGTCCGTAGCCCCCGGCGGGACCGTTAGATTTGCCTACGATTTGGACGACGCGGCCCAAAAGATATGGATTTCTTCGTCGAGCGGCGGACATTTTGATGGAGGCGATGATGAAACCGTAGCCTCCGGCGACGCGCTCGGAATGAGCGCGCCCATGGTGCCCGGTCCGTACATTATTTTTGTGCTGGCGAAAGACGGCGAAGTTCGAAGTCAGTCGCACGCTCGTGTTGTGGTGAGAGATGTAACGCCTGCCGATATTCCCAGAAATGGTCTTGATTTATGGCTCAAGGGCGATGAGGGCTTGGAAATGGATAGCAGTGGCAACGTGACGGGGTGGAGAAATATGGGGAACATCCCGGCGAAGCTTGTCCCGGCAAACGTCCCCGGAAGCGGCGGCGATAATCTTGGAACACCTGACGGGAATCCCAAGCTCAAGAAAGATGTTTACGACTATGTAGAATTCACCGCGAACTCGAAGCCGTTAAAGGCTGCTGGCTTTAAAGACTATAACGGCAGTACACAGATGACAATCTATACACTGGTTAGACCAACGACAATAGCCAATAACTCCAGCGACCAAAATGGTCTTGTTTATTTCGGATTGAACGAGGCTTACCAAACGTGGGCCGCCAACGACGGTTGGAGCGGTATTAGTCTCGGGGTAGGAACAAACCGGGTTAACGTCCGCTTTGGTAATGCGGATGGCAGTGTATCGGGTGGCGGTCAACAATTTACAACAACAGCCACTGATGATCTGGTCAGCGTCCGGGCGCAGCTAAACGGAAGCAAAAGAGAAGTTTATGTTAATAACAACGTCATCGGCACTCCCGGAACCAACGCTAAGGCCCTTTTGGGGAACAGACCGGATCTGAGCGTAGGTTACACGATGGCGGCTGCAACCCCCCACCGCTTCATGGGCAGAGTCTTGCAGATTCTCATCTACGACAGGGTGCTGACCGCTGATGAAATCACGAAAGTAGAAACGTATTTTAACGAGGTGAAAGCCGGCCGCGGCGGGTCCGCGAACCCCGTGGTTCCAAAGGTTGACACAACCTTGCTGACCGCCTTGATCGAGGCCGCGGGTAACAAGGAAAAAACGATGTATACAAGTGATTCATGGAACGCTTTTGCAGACGCATTACGTGAGGCCAAAGCTGCTGCCGCCAATGAGGAGATCTCGCAGACAGCAGCGGATCATTCATATTACGCGCTGCGTGACGCAATCAAAGGGCTTCAACTGTTATCTGGCGGAGTTGCAACCGCTGTATACGGGACGCCTGTTCTCGGCGGCTCCGAGCTCGACCCGCTCTGGAATACGACGGTCACGCTGCCGATCCTTAAGCATCTGACAATGGTGAACGGTCCGGCGGATGGTTCCGCTAAAGTGCTATGGGACGATTCTAACCTGTATGTTCTGGTGCGTGTAAAAGACCCTGTGCTGAACAGCAGCAGCAGCGAAGCGCATGAGAAGGACTCGGTCGAGATCTTTGTAGATGAGACCAACAGTAAACAAACCTCGTACGGACCGGGTATGGGACAATACCGTACTAACTATCTTAATGAGAAAAGCTTTAATCCAGGCAGTGTCAGTGCGGGTTTTGAGTCTTTTGCCAAAGTAGTGGATGGCGGTTATTACATTGAAACCAAGATTCCCTTTAAAGCTGGTGCGCCTGCGGCTGATCATGTAATCGGATTTGATGTGCAGATCAATGACGCAAAAGCAACGGGTGGCCGTCAGGACATTATCATGTGGCACGATGTGTCCGGACAGTCCTATAATAACGGTTCACAATGGGGTGAGGTTAGACTTGTGAAAGAGATCAGCGGTCAAGAAGGCAGCGCGTTGCTGACCGGACCGGGAACCGTTGAAGGCGGCAACAATTTTGATGTTGAATTCAGCTTGGCGCATGCTGGAACAGATGTCAAAGCGCTAGATATTACGATTAATTATGATGCGGATAAGCTGGAATTCATATCAATGGAATCGCTTCAGCAGGATTTCAAATTAGTTGGTGAAGTGAATGAAGCCGGCAAGCTTAGAACCATCGGGACTACTATTGGAAATACAGATATGACCAAGGGATTGATTAAACTTAAGTTCAGAGCGGTTGCAGCGGATAATCCGCAGAGCGCTTCCATTCGCGTCACTCCGTTAACGGTTGCGAATGGCGCAGGCCAAGAATCAGATTGGGCGGGTGCAACTCACACAGTCCGAATTAATAACATGGATAAGACGGGCTTGCTGCTTCTGATTGCGGAAGCGCAAAGTACGCATGATGCAGCCCTTGAAGGCGTATCTCCTGGCCAGTATCCATTAGGCTCGAAGGCAACTCTCCAGGCAGCTATTGATACCGCTCAAGTGGTGGCTTCGGCTCAGGGAGTAGGCCAGGCAGGAATTGAACAAGCGACATTGAAGCTGCACGCAGCTCTGCAAAGCTTCAAGGGTTCGATGATTAAATCCATCGAAGGAGATTACAATAACGACAGCAGAGTAAGTGTGGGTGACCTTGCAATTATTGCATCCGCCTATGGCAAAAATAATCAAGATCCAAATTGGAATAAGTACAGAGCGTTGGATTTGAATGGCGACGGTATGATTGACATCGTGGATATCTCCATTCTGGCCCGTAAAATTCTGAATTAA
- a CDS encoding sugar ABC transporter permease encodes MNKYFSTKVSIFVFAFPALLLFTVFCVYPLLPEIWVSLHKHDGFRNLGFVGLDNYKEVMATSSFWTAHKNTYLIVAISLLLGLPLSMMLALFMDAQTPRFRRFFKTVAMFPAILSVTVVAQIWVAFYEPNWGLLNKILDSLGLHSWTHSWLTEKKTVMPSIGVTFLWQYIGLNALLFYTGIKTIPKSYYEAALIDGANYIQVCLRITLPLLQNVIKYVLILSTLGSMAFYSHVRVMTAGGPGDLSRTVIYQMYYTAFDTSEFGKGNAIAVIFILECLLISFIIQRYVAREKLEF; translated from the coding sequence ATGAATAAGTATTTTAGTACCAAAGTATCCATATTTGTGTTTGCTTTCCCTGCATTGCTGCTGTTTACCGTATTCTGTGTATACCCTTTGCTGCCGGAGATCTGGGTGAGCCTGCATAAGCATGACGGGTTTAGAAATTTGGGTTTTGTGGGTTTGGATAATTACAAAGAAGTGATGGCTACCTCATCCTTTTGGACCGCTCACAAGAATACGTATCTCATTGTAGCTATCTCATTATTACTGGGGTTACCCTTGTCCATGATGCTTGCGCTTTTTATGGATGCGCAGACGCCGAGGTTTCGTCGATTCTTCAAGACGGTGGCGATGTTTCCAGCGATCTTGTCGGTCACGGTTGTTGCCCAGATTTGGGTGGCGTTCTACGAACCGAATTGGGGTTTGTTGAACAAGATTCTCGATTCGTTAGGCCTTCATTCTTGGACGCATTCGTGGTTAACGGAAAAGAAAACGGTAATGCCCAGCATTGGAGTGACCTTCCTGTGGCAATATATTGGACTGAACGCGTTGCTGTTCTATACAGGCATCAAGACCATACCCAAGAGTTATTATGAAGCGGCATTGATCGACGGTGCTAATTATATTCAAGTTTGCTTAAGAATTACACTCCCCTTGCTGCAAAATGTAATCAAATACGTGCTTATTCTATCTACATTAGGCTCAATGGCATTTTATTCGCATGTACGAGTCATGACGGCAGGAGGCCCGGGAGATTTATCCAGGACAGTCATCTACCAGATGTATTACACGGCTTTTGATACTTCCGAATTTGGCAAAGGTAATGCGATTGCCGTTATTTTTATTCTGGAATGCCTTTTGATCTCCTTTATCATTCAAAGGTACGTTGCCAGAGAAAAACTGGAGTTTTAA
- a CDS encoding response regulator: protein MYKVLIVDDEYYFRQALKISLPWSELGFQIAGEAKNGAEALEQMTELEPDVVLVDMNMPIMDGLEFIHKAKERDQTTKFLVLSGHSEFVYARQAVQLGVVNYVLKPINEEELQSSLLDIKELIRTERLGKLELDDLRRQASEGLSVLKEQVLNGWLQGKAISRAPSEWDRLNDLGIKLEGLHYRVIVVDLDSSDERNLEEGMRIRQAKLQEIAQNDMQSAFQCVGCHDPDARLVLIIGSSDGSFNKLETICERIRLNVQDNLDCTVTIGLGNSYDKFESVAVSYKEALIALKHRFVWGGNKVFAHSQVAESGIKVGLFSVDKRSSLLMHMRIGNQAETAEWLSNFFYDTRVKNATMEMLFLAGIEIVSTCLEFLSEASQTFEDVFLNTTQPDMIQHVQRMKTFNELEDWIRVLVLKTMDHVHSRKPNRAVKVIEAVKTYISGHYGNDELRIEDIAKSVHMNYNHLCFVFKKETTFTINDYLTEIRMTKAKELFDQGEKIIQDVANRVGYADANYFSKCFKKYMGITPSKYVNQSR, encoded by the coding sequence ATGTACAAAGTGCTTATCGTCGATGATGAATATTACTTCAGGCAAGCCTTGAAGATTTCGCTGCCATGGAGTGAACTGGGCTTTCAAATTGCGGGGGAAGCCAAAAACGGGGCGGAAGCGCTGGAGCAGATGACCGAGTTAGAGCCTGATGTTGTGCTGGTCGATATGAATATGCCGATTATGGATGGATTGGAGTTCATACACAAAGCCAAGGAGCGCGACCAGACCACTAAATTTCTGGTGTTGTCAGGCCACAGCGAGTTCGTGTATGCCAGACAGGCCGTGCAATTAGGCGTTGTTAATTACGTGCTGAAACCCATCAACGAAGAAGAACTCCAAAGCTCCTTATTAGATATAAAGGAACTTATACGAACGGAGCGTCTGGGCAAGCTTGAATTGGACGATTTAAGAAGGCAGGCGAGCGAGGGCTTGTCTGTCCTGAAGGAGCAAGTGCTGAACGGTTGGCTGCAGGGCAAGGCTATCTCTAGGGCACCTTCCGAATGGGATCGATTAAATGATTTGGGAATAAAGCTCGAAGGGCTGCATTATCGGGTGATTGTTGTCGACCTGGATTCAAGCGATGAGAGGAATCTTGAGGAGGGCATGCGGATTCGCCAAGCCAAGTTACAGGAAATCGCTCAAAATGATATGCAAAGTGCCTTTCAGTGTGTAGGCTGTCACGATCCGGATGCTCGTCTGGTTCTAATCATAGGATCGTCTGACGGCTCCTTCAACAAGCTGGAAACGATTTGCGAACGTATTCGATTAAACGTGCAGGACAATTTGGATTGTACAGTAACGATCGGCTTAGGGAATAGTTACGACAAGTTTGAGTCGGTTGCGGTTTCGTACAAGGAAGCGTTAATCGCCTTGAAGCATCGGTTTGTCTGGGGAGGTAACAAGGTATTCGCACATTCCCAGGTAGCCGAATCCGGGATAAAGGTTGGGTTGTTCTCGGTGGATAAAAGAAGCAGCTTGCTGATGCACATGCGAATCGGTAACCAGGCCGAGACGGCAGAATGGCTCTCGAATTTTTTTTATGATACCCGCGTTAAAAATGCAACTATGGAAATGCTGTTTCTCGCCGGAATCGAAATCGTATCCACATGCCTGGAATTTTTGTCCGAAGCCTCGCAAACTTTTGAAGATGTCTTCCTAAATACGACACAGCCCGATATGATACAACACGTTCAGCGGATGAAAACCTTCAACGAGCTGGAGGACTGGATACGTGTATTAGTTCTAAAGACCATGGATCATGTGCATAGCCGCAAACCCAATAGAGCCGTCAAAGTCATAGAGGCGGTCAAAACGTATATTTCGGGGCACTATGGCAACGATGAATTACGAATCGAGGATATCGCAAAAAGCGTTCATATGAACTATAATCATCTCTGCTTCGTGTTCAAAAAAGAAACAACCTTCACGATCAATGACTACCTGACCGAAATACGGATGACTAAAGCAAAAGAGCTTTTTGATCAGGGAGAGAAGATTATTCAAGACGTAGCGAACCGGGTGGGTTATGCGGACGCCAATTATTTCAGTAAATGCTTCAAAAAATATATGGGAATCACGCCCAGCAAATATGTGAATCAAAGCCGGTAG